One Lasioglossum baleicum chromosome 6, iyLasBale1, whole genome shotgun sequence genomic window carries:
- the Vir gene encoding VIR_N domain-containing protein → MDNTELLFFDTFSHDISEELNLDLVQFPKPVYISEVRIIPLGARVQADFPGGVRLGATNPSQFEIEFFVNDLSKPGASTFESLGELEYKQNIHIQLECERKQIPTDGLVLRGWYTTITLAVYGTLTKSLNNPQEVISSAAGSAACASGLEEAVENTAQISEQQSDWYYENQTQTNSSETCVAATPPPPIQPIQTVDSSRNSTSDTGKTDAGHWEEDSANGIAKPAKRPSSPPSESLVSLSPESISAEEEEAEQDAGEQETGEPFEPILSDEDIMADDMPPAAEYECENIQLDDIYSLTPPDLLELEKLTNIAEECSINTEILDKIREIFQSLSKSVLHFNNASGQEKETFVHNCESLCAILSPFDLNNTDINDLTNIVNAGLDMDLARAQPQPAYKVRHVKIGVRLAEALCKLPQGPDILLKVDAPYKLLALCMRENVALPVKLSALRTLDAALISPVIVQDFLESKSNLYKNALMMLDTAKLARLKYALSSLLRKVHTYEFLEEVKELDELAVTELTNTYVCAPTLMAQPKRQLPAGAQMEFEREQNRNPRCHLIAYFEHHKLLYHVLVALTSPKSDLNLIKATRHFLLRLSDTKEGLLYLLKEPGVTKLILKALKCELHGAGSVLAWRLQVVQCLLRLRHQPSDWLALKKLHSFLTFPEGLQAIITVLPTGEFIDILIPYLSDPNLCEFSAEIISATIRYSDRIEVFQNRAVIILEKSRAQAVLKDVTSYITTAAQPSHWNYGDVSPLVVCIRKNADKAASLPGQLITACRILYYLVFPFNNDVDPLEPYIELKYRNALTQLFAADGLTALVAVMANISEFYEQPFLHRAALTGRRGLALVALLLPCVKLTRALLERLVKCMATDFKDLTAVVPLLGVYSLVEAIPPVRIVQTLSEEIVGTLLVFTQAVDSDGSGNVAKSLWTQMLGDVLKMVSLSPCNFIPGLKLLTRLLPPVLTLKETITEDATRLLGFRKLWSAHLQAQANNLTETLRLLCASWNKDLLILLSKVCMQLSDLAAPTALLVGRCLLDGIIAAAPLENNVLILALLSELARHAPMKATLLTLTSPASRAQVKSDQKYPPVIEMMCNALKSTSDIRTQYEILDTFETLCDCTLSLMQEDANESFEKGLTHSVPSKEPLLSILAALIDILATSTKFESEILQSTLRILASLSSHNYGLYHVKSCLENNPDALRSLLEHISTLEDPDDQQLVDLTIMFLENLIASESQRRSLHLRVQQLASLISWEKNDHPLEKIKRAQELVEIFKSAEDKEEKEPIPEMLEPLLPTPEALLNQFSQRCLRIPDPVSKRPKKYTFMSPSQVATENTTDLLALASELLPADFNLLAEAQNLCSKAPLDDATQPLQSKSQNDDQEARDIQKQSTSPVSKVKQPFVTPMRGRTQFSNSLRGGPVVGGVGRGADPFRSRPPNTSRPPSLHVDDFVALETCGAQPTGPTGYNKLSIRGTCPSRAINAGTRSRPWAQETRPPYLR, encoded by the exons ATGGATAACACAGAATTGTTATTCTTCGATACATTTTCGCACGACATTTCAGAG gaactgaatttagatttaGTACAGTTCCCCAAACCTGTATATATCAGCGAAGTGAGAATTATTCCTTTGGGTGCCAGAGTACAAGCAGATTTTCCTGGAGGTGTCCGGTTAGG CGCAACAAATCCGTCTCAATTCGAAATAGAATTTTTCGTAAATGACCTAAGCAAACCTGGAGCATCTACTTTTGAGTCTTTAGGAGAGTTAGAATACAAACAAAATATTCATATCCAGTTGGAATGCGAAAGAAAGCAAATACCAACAGATGGATTGGTATTGAGAGGATGGTACACCACCATCACTTTAGCCGTGTACGGAACACTGACAAAGTCTTTGAATAATCCTCAAGAAGTTATTAGCTCGGCTGCTGGCTCTGCAGCTTGTGCGAGCGGATTAGAGGAAGCGGTAGAAAATACTGCTCAGATATCGGAACAGCAATCCGATTGGTACTATGAGAATCAAACACAGACAAATTCGAGC GAAACATGTGTAGCCGCGACTCCGCCGCCTCCTATACAGCCGATACAAACTGTAGACTCGTCGAGAAATTCAACATCAGATACTGGAAAGACAGACGCGGGACACTGGGAAGAAGATAGCGCGAACGGCATTGCGAAACCAGCGAAACGTCCGTCTTCGCCGCCCTCGGAATCTTTAGTATCGTTAAGCCCTGAATCTATATCAGCggaggaagaagaagcagaGCAAGATGCAGGCGAACAAGAAACAGGGGAACCGTTTGAACCTATATTGTCCGACGAGGACATAATGGCAGACGATATGCCACCAGCTGCGGAAtacgaatgcgaaaacattCAGTTGGACGACATCTATTCTCTGACACCGCCCGATCTGCTTGAACTAGAGAAACTAACGAACATCGCCGAAGAGTGTTCGATCAACACTGAAATTTTGGACAAGATACGCGAAATATTTCAGTCGCTGTCAAAATCGGTGTTGCACTTCAACAACGCATCGGGACAAGAGAAAGAGACGTTCGTTCACAATTGCGAATCGTTGTGCGCGATTCTCAGTCCGTTTGATTTGAACAACACCGACATCAACGACTTGACGAACATCGTGAACGCAGGGTTGGACATGGATCTTGCGCGAGCTCAGCCTCAGCCAGCGTACAAAGTCCGACACGTGAAAATTGGCGTACGATTGGCGGAGGCGTTGTGCAAGCTACCTCAAGGTCCGGACATACTCTTGAAAGTAGACGCCCCTTACAAATTGCTGGCGTTATGCATGCGCGAAAATGTAGCTCTTCCAGTGAAGCTATCCGCTCTTCGTACGCTGGACGCGGCGTTGATAAGTCCCGTGATCGTCCAGGACTTTCTCGAGTCGAAGAGCAATTTGTACAAGAACGCCCTGATGATGTTGGACACGGCTAAGCTGGCTAGATTGAAGTACGCGTTGAGCTCGCTGCTCCGGAAGGTGCACACGTACGAGTTTCTCGAGGAGGTGAAAGAACTGGACGAACTGGCCGTCACCGAGCTGACAAACACATACGTGTGCGCTCCAACGTTAATGGCCCAGCCGAAGCGTCAGCTTCCGGCTGGAGCACAGATGGAATTCGAGCGCGAGCAAAATCGAAATCCTCGTTGCCATCTGATCGCGTACTTCGAACACCACAAACTCTTGTACCATGTTCTCGTGGCGCTCACTTCCCCAAAGTCGGATCTAAACTTGATCAAAGCCACTCGACACTTTCTGTTGCGTCTTTCCGACACCAAGGAGGGTTTGCTGTATCTGCTGAAGGAACCGGGGGTCACGAAACTCATTTTGAAAGCTCTGAAGTGCGAACTACATGGCGCAGGATCCGTCTTAGCCTGGCGACTTCAAGTTGTCCAATGTTTATTACGATTGAGACATCAACCCTCCGACTGGTTGGCCCTGAAGAAGCTGCACTCTTTTCTCACGTTCCCGGAAGGCTTACAAGCTATAATAACAGTTCTTCCAACGGGAGAGTTTATCGACATCTTAATTCCATATCTTTCCGATCCAAATCTCTGCGAATTTTCTGCCGAGATCATATCGGCGACTATTAGATACTCCGATCGAATAGAGGTATTCCAGAATCGTGCCGTAATTATCTTGGAAAAATCGCGAGCCCAAGCAGTTTTGAAGGATGTTACCTCCTATATAACCACGGCCGCGCAGCCGAGTCATTGGAACTATGGAGACGTTTCTCCGCTAGTTGTGTGCATCCGGAAAAACGCAGACAAGGCAGCGTCTCTTCCAGGACAATTGATCACAGCGTGCAGGATTTTGTATTATCTTGTTTTCCCTTTCAACAACGACGTGGATCCGCTAGAACCTTACATCGAGTTGAAGTACAGGAACGCGTTAACTCAGCTGTTCGCTGCTGATGGTCTAACAGCCCTCGTCGCAGTGATGGCGAACATTTCCGAGTTCTACGAGCAGCCATTTTTGCATCGCGCAGCCCTAACCGGACGCAGAGGCCTGGCGTTGGTCGCGCTGCTTCTGCCATGCGTGAAATTAACGAGGGCGTTATTGGAACGCCTTGTAAAATGTATGGCGACGGACTTCAAAGATCTGACGGCTGTGGTGCCATTACTCGGTGTTTACTCGCTGGTGGAAGCTATTCCTCCTGTTCGAATTGTGCAGACTCTGTCCGAGGAAATAGTGGGCACTCTGTTGGTATTCACGCAAGCGGTGGATTCGGATGGATCAGGGAACGTAGCGAAGTCTTTGTGGACGCAGATGCTCGGCGATGTTCTCAAGATGGTTTCTCTCAGCCCTTGTAACTTCATACCTGGCTTGAAACTTTTAACTAGACTATTACCACCAGTTCTGACTTTGAAAGAGACTATAACCGAAGACGCTACCAGATTGTTGGGATTTCGAAAATTGTGGTCCGCCCATCTGCAGGCTCAGGCCAACAACTTGACCGAAACGTTGAGGCTGCTCTGCGCCAGCTGGAACAAGGATCTGCTGATCCTTCTTTCAAAAGTGTGCATGCAATTGAGCGATTTAGCAGCGCCCACGGCGTTGCTCGTCGGCAGATGCTTGTTGGATGGCATAATAGCTGCGGCTCCTTTAGAAAATAATGTACTAATTCTTGCGCTGCTCAGCGAACTCGCTAGGCACGCGCCTATGAAGGCAACCCTGCTAACTTTAACTAGTCCGGCGTCGAGAGCGCAGGTCAAGTCCGATCAGAAATACCCACCTGTTATCGAGATGATGTGCAACGCGCTGAAAAGCACAAGCGACATTAGGACGCAGTACGAAATACTGGATACTTTCGAGACACTGTGCGACTGCACGCTCAGTCTGATGCAAGAGGACGCCAACGAATCATTTGAAAAAGGACTGACGCACTCGGTACCTAGCAAGGAGCCGCTTCTATCGATTTTAGCAGCGCTCATCGACATTCTAGCGACCAGTACGAAATTCGAGTCCGAGATACTTCAAAGTACACTCCGGATACTCGCGTCTCTTAGTAGTCACAACTATGGCCTCTATCATGTAAAAAGCTGTTTAGAAAATAATCCTGACGCGTTGAGATCTTTGCTGGAGCATATCTCCACGTTGGAAGATCCCGATGATCAACAGCTCGTTGATTTAACTATAATGTTCTTAGAGAATTTAATCGCATCGGAGTCGCAACGTAGATCGTTGCATCTGCGTGTACAGCAACTGGCGTCGTTGATATCGTGGGAGAAAAACGATCATCCGCTGGAGAAGATCAAGAGAGCGCAAGAATTGGTAGAGATTTTCAAGTCCGCCGAAGACAAAGAAGAGAAAGAACCGATTCCGGAAATGTTGGAACCGTTGCTGCCAACTCCGGAGGCCCTATTGAATCAATTCTCTCAACGATGCTTAAGGATTCCGGATCCCGTGTCGAAACGACCAAAGAAATACACGTTTATGTCGCCGAGTCAAGTAGCAACCGAGAACACAACGGATCTTCTGGCTCTCGCGAGCGAACTCCTTCCTGCTGATTTTAATTTATTGGCGGAAGCTCAGAATCTCTGCTCGAAGGCACCGCTCGATGATGCTACGCAACCGCTGCAATCGAAATCTCAAAACGATGATCAAGAAGCTAGGGATATACAGAAGCAATCGACGTCTCCTGTTTCGAAAGTGAAACAACCGTTTG TTACACCGATGCGAGGCAGGACACAATTCTCAAACTCCTTGAGAGGTGGTCCAGTAGTGGGTGGCGTAGGCAGAGGAGCAGATCCATTTCGATCCAGACCACCAAACACCTCGCGACCTCCGTCACTTCACGTCGATGATTTCGTAGCGTTGGAGACATGCGGCGCACAACCGACAGGACCTACCGGTTACAACAAACTTAGTATCCGCGGTACTTGTCCCTCGCGAGCGATAAACGCGGGAACAAGAAGCAGACCATGGGCTCAGGAAACTCGACCACCTTATCTGCGTTAA
- the LOC143209784 gene encoding pentatricopeptide repeat-containing protein 1, mitochondrial → MNSLFKPNILTGYINCSVGRIKQRQFLCIENAFRYNSCINTDVSSNERFRTARNSRPKQVRKSWFYQFGSNRNFCTSTLPKDANVFGDLSNEKYEVTEMDEAEREEEEATENDASVPRWKKLSPGQYANLIKSHMKQGNLDLALSVLDLVKQNRDKPTLYMYSLLIYGFAQQGHMEKCFKLYNQLKKRGMVPNQAIYNSLLNACAVSTNTDKALECLESLRESFSVKDIALNETHYITLIKAYSWHKQIETAFRIADEARDKNLVSANIYAVLFHAAISDKVNGLRYALILWHQMKRYKIRPTIIHYNLLLRAIRDTQFGKLNVNECLISDSPATQITLQDAGRPDLLDSPPVLSFSLIALTKDKSNNRESKSLVKMDSEAVLHNQSVTISNSLNKILRNNRLILFGGIEKILERMKNDNVIPDVRTITMLMELLPPSLEAENLFLKYVDKEKFTVDVSFFNMLIKRRNLRKQFTEAKSVLIEIQKHHLMPDVITFGVLALGCQKIAYGIELLEQMNNVGYASNHIIIGALIHNACYGRNFKYVEFLLNYMLDYNMKPNKYIRETLENFEKLILKDLKMENRYNRKEIKQLQREYNSYKIAYDDWFQKMQKNNIVQVSRK, encoded by the exons ATGAATTCGCTTTTTAAGCCGAACATTCTAACAGGTTATATAAACTGTAGCGTTGGCCGAATCAAACAAAGACAATTTCTATGCATAGAAAATGCGTTCAGGTACAACAGTTGTATAAACACGGATGTAAGTTCAAACGAAAGATTTAGAACAGCTAGAAATAGTAGACCGAAGCAAGTTAGAAAGAGTTGGTTCTACCAATTCGGTTCGAACAGAAATTTCTGTACGTCAACATTACCCAAAGATGCTAATGTGTTCGGAGATCTCTCGAATGAGAAATACGAGGTAACCGAGATGGATGAAGCAGAaagagaagaggaggaggcTACAGAAAATGATGCAAGCGTTCCAAGATGGAAAAAATTAAGTCCGGGACAATATGCTAATCTAATCAAGTCTCATATGAAGCAAGGGAATTTGGATCTAGCGCTGAGCGTACTAGATCTAGTTAAACAGAATCGCGACAAACCCACTTTATATATGTACAGCTTGTTAATTTACGGATTTGCTCAGCAAGGCCACATGGAGAAATGCTTTAAGCTTTACAACCAACTGAAAAAACGCGGGATGGTACCGAACCAAGCGATATACAATAGTTTACTTAACGCTTGTGCGGTATCGACGAACACAGACAAAGCATTGGAGTGTTTAGAAAGCTTGAGAGAGAGTTTTTCTGTGAAAGATATCGCTTTGAACGAAACACACTACATCACTCTCATAAAAGCTTATAGCTGGCATAAACAAATCGAGACTGCTTTTCGAATAGCGGACGAAGCCAGGGACAAGAATTTGGTCTCTGCCAATATATACGCTGTTCTATTTCATGCGGCAATCAGTGACAAAGTAAACGGATTGAGGTACGCTCTGATTCTGTGGCATCAAATGAAAAGATATAAAATAAGACCAACTATAATTCATTACAATCTACTTTTGAGAGCAATCAGAGATACACAGTTCGGTAAATTGAATGTAAACGAATGTCTCATATCTGATTCACCCGCTACTCAAATTACACTTCAAGATGCTGGCAGACCAGACTTATTAGATTCTCCGCCAGTGCTGAGTTTTTCTCTTATCGCCCTGACTAAAGATAAATCGAACAATAGAGAAAGTAAAAGTCTGGTTAAAATGGATTCGGAAGCGGTTCTACATAATCAATCTGTAACGATATCTAAcagtttgaataaaatattgaggAACAATCGACTAATTTTGTTCGGCGGAATAGagaaaatattagaaagaatGAAAAATGATAATGTAATTCCCGATGTGAGAACAATAACTATGCTCATGGAACTGCTACCGCCTTCTTTGGAAGCAGAGAATCTATTTTTGAAATATGTTGATAAGGAAAAGTTTACGGTAGATGTAAGCTTCTTTAATATgcttattaaaagaagaaatcttaGGAAACAATTTACAGAGGCAAAA AGTGTTCTAATCGAAATCCAGAAACATCATCTAATGCCAGACGTTATAACATTTGGAGTACTGGCCTTAGGATGCCAAAAAATCGCGTACGGAATAGAACTTCTAGAGCAAATGAATAATGTTGGATACGCATCGAATCACATAATAATAGGGGCGTTAATCCACAACGCGTGTTACGGAAGGAACTTCAAATATGTCGAATTTTTACTGAATTACATGTTAGATTATAATATGAAACCTAATAAGTACATAAGGGAAACCTTGGAgaactttgaaaaattgatattgaaagaTTTAAAAATGGAG AACAGATACAATCGTAAAGAAATAAAGCAACTACAGCGAGAGTACAACAGTTACAAGATAGCGTACGACGACTGGTTCCAGAAGATGCAAAAGAATAATATCGTTCAAGTGTCGAGGAAGTAA